ccatctttcttgtaggctcccttcaggtactggaaggctgcaattaggtcaccccaaagcctcctTTTCCCACTTTGAAAGGAAGGAGACCAGCTCCAAATGGAGAGGTTTCCAAATGTGCCTCTTGTCTGTAGGTGTTACATGGCATTGACTTTCCAGATGAAAATCTTCTCCAAAGACTTAGCTGCCAGTCACATACAAAGCCCCCAGAATAAAATCCTTCTCCTTACCTCCGGTGCTTTGCTAAAACTGTGTGCGACTCCCTTTGGAAGGAGAGAGCTGatgtcactgctgctggcatGCTGTTACACATGCTGTTACACATGCATGAGCACTCTCCTTATTaaaaacataatgaaaacaaaatgaagcaaCCCAAAGGCTTCCTGATGGAATAAAATCCTCTCACCTTCTGCACCATCTGGGCAAAgtctctgctgtctctgctggggAGCCCTGTGAGTGCCCGGGTGAGAGATGCCAAGGAGGAGCCGTGGCCCACGATGAGGATGacacctggcacagcaggaaaagcaaagagcCATGTGAGGGAgtgagggagctgcagcactgccatgtTCTCCACCAGCAATTGGGGATGAGGTGGCTTTGGGGCTGTTCATCTTTGCAGACCTCTTTGATAATGTGGCAGAGTGTGTTGTGATGGGCAGAAAATATCTGGTGTGTTAAGCATGCCAGCTACTGAGAGAAGGCATTTgtgagggaaagagaaaaaagctttCCAGAAAAGCATGTTATCTTTTGCTGAGCTACCTCCTGGTgtagaaagacaaagaaaagcaTATACTTTTACAATTTAGTACTTTGTCtcagttttatttcacttttttcatttctattctATAAATTGCATTTATGTTACTTCAGTGTAGCCCAGGGCAAGCACTGAGTCTACCTTAAGCTCTGTGCAGTGCCAACAGCTCACATTAAATGTGTTTCTGATGGCAAATCTCTGCCAGTTCCTCTTACTGCAAGGGTCTGACAGAATATTCAAAGACCTGAGACCCCTACCTTtgcaggggcaggcactgatgaTGTGTTTGATAACCGCAGAGCTCCTGCTGACATAGTCTTCATAACTTTCTGATGGCACCAGAGAGGAGAGTGGGAAGTTACCCCTGACAATAAAATCACAAATATATGTTAATCAAGATGAATGCACTCTTAGCAGCATTGAATGACTAGACCAGAGAAAAAGGCACTTAGTGAAAAGATTTATCTACTGCCTTGGCTGACACACTGTTACCTCCGCTTGTCTGAAGCATTAGCTTCTCTCTGAGTAATTTCCATTCCATTTCATGTCTAAGTCTCATAGCTCATAAAGCACCAGATGCAGGGAAAACCAGGCTTCAATAAAACTTGTAGTTTACAGTGGAGATTATTTAAAGCAGGATTTGCGCCTAAGAAAAGCTTTGAGCAATTCTGCCAGCAAGAACCACTGCCCAGAcatgagctgcagagctgcctgggtcTTCTAATCCTGACTGAGTTCAAGCAGGAGAGACAACAATGATGCGAATGCTTGCAAGATTTGGTACCTCAGCATTAATCTCTTCAATAAACCAAGTAAATAAAAATCTACAATGAACAAGGCTTATCTGCAATGCTGGCCAAATGGATAGTAAAGGCTTTCACTGctagagtttaaaaaaaaggtgtttccAGGGACAGAAATCACAATGCCTCACTCCAAAATATCTGAGCACTTCTGCTGAGACCAGGCATTCTTTCATTTATATACCAAGGCTTTTCAGGCACCCAAAAAAACTAAGAGCCAGACCTTGACACTGCTGTGAATCAGGGCAGCCTCAGATGTCTGGTGGGGCTTGGGTGATGGACAGCTTTTGCAGGGCTTGAATTGGTAAAACCAGACCCTGCTGTCCCATGAGCTCAGTAGTAGGGTGAACCTTGCCAATGAATTTTGTTGTGCTGACGCTTAATATTATATCTGTTTTTTACTGATACCCTTTGCTGATGATCCTTTAAGTGATCTCACTCATTGGTAACAGCTGGCACCCAAGGATTTTTTAGCCCTGCATGTGATGGGAAGAAATTGGCATTCTATGTGGAAGTTTATAGTTCATCCCCCCCTGTTTTTGCCTGGACCTGAGTGAGCTGTGAGGGGCCTCAACACTGTAGGTAACATTGCCTTAGAGATTCCCCTCTGAACCTCCCACTGCTGTGCATTTGCACAGTTTCTTTTGAGGCAAGTGATTTtggaccaaaaaaaacccctagagAATACAGCCTGTTAGTGAAGAACACACCAGAAAGACCTGTGCTCCAAAAAATAAGGACTTTGGAGACTTTATGCAGTCTGAAACAAAGATACATCCTTGGCTGTAAGGAATGTGTTAAGAAATTAGATGCTTCCTTTCCCTGTTCCTTGAATATGTGGGAAATCCCAGAGACAGCTGAGTAATTTCCTGGATCTGGCTGTGCACTGCAAACACTGAGCAGCCTGGTTTGTGAAGATGAGGAGTTAGACTGAATTGGAGGTTTATCAtttcctgccaggctgtggtTTGCAAGAGCTCCGAAACGGCATCGACCCTCACCCTGCCAAGTTATGAGGGCTCCAAAAAGTCCTTGCTGAGCACAGTATTAATCTTTGAGCAACTTAAAATGATGCCAGAAACATCAATTAAAGTGAAATGCTCTTATCTTGCCTGTCCCCAAGACctcttgctgctgccctgcagacccTCAGCCAAGGGCTGACTGACCTTATATAACGTCACATTTCTTTGTCACTGAAAATCAGGTTATTCTTCACATTTCCAAAGTGTTTTTCACATGAAccaaagacaaaagcaaagCTCCTGGGACCTGACATTAATGCCCATAATGTCAAGGCAGCACCAGAGGAGGGCTGGTCCCATGCACAAGACATTTGTGCTAGTGCAACcatgtgctggtgacagcataTCTTATTTCTATATCCTATTTTGATCTGAATTTGATCAGAATCACCCCATCTTTGCAGTGTTTGCAATGATTTGTGACACATAAAGGGACAAGACATCTCAGGGAAAACCCCACAGCTTTATCAGCCAGACACAATTACCTGTAACTGGTGTCTATGTCGTAAGATGCCTCCACCAGTTCTGCCACAGTCATGAATTTAGGGATTGCTCTGCTTGCTTCCCACTTGGTCCATTCAAACAGTCCTGGTTCCACCCTGATTCTGactttttgatttaatttaagCCCTGCAAGAACAAGAAATAGATCTTAGGAGAAAGGTACACTCGAAGTGCTACATTCAGGCTATACATTCTGCTTTGTTTGCTGTTATACtttcattaatgaaaattaattacttATTAGTAACCAAATGATTAAAGGAAGCCACCATTATATTCTTGTATGACTAACATAAAGGGACTGCACATTATTATCATCATAATCATAATTTTTGAAGCTCTCTTGTGATGCTCTGCTAGAGGGGAAAAACTCAGTTTTGCAATGTTGCAATCTGAAAAAACTTCagacaggaaatatttttaccatttttataTGGCATTTTGCCCAATGTTCCTCAGTAAATTTGCCATCAGTGGGGCAGTAAACTGTCCAAATTGTCCAGTATTAGAAATGGAATTCTCTtgtcaaaagaaatattttgagtaTTCTCAAGACAGGTTACTCCATGGCAGTGAATGCATTCTGATGTAAACATGGCAATGAAGTGTGAACTTGCTGAAAGGAACAGGAgatgaaaaaagaagagagggagaggaaaggaaggggaatATGTTCTGCAATATGAAGGATTAAAATAGTTTGGCTTGCAAAATGAAGCATGGAAGCAGTCTTCCCTGATTCACAATCAGTTCCTTCAGAGCTCTGGAAACATCTGATATTTGGGTCAAAACATCTTCTGGAAGACATGGCAGTGGTGATTTGATGAGCAGCTACTAATGTTGAATTCCAGCAGATATGAAACACCTCTTTTATATAACATTAGATTGCAGTCTAACTAGGAAAGCCCAGAGTTACTGGGATACATCTCACagaatgcacacacacaccagcaGGTCCATTCTAACCAGGAAAGCCCAGAGTTACTCTGATATATCCCTGagaatgcacacacacacacacacaccagcagGTCCATTCTAACCAGGAAAGCCCAGAATTACCCTGATATATCCCTGagaatgcacacacacacacaccagcagGTCCATTCTAACCAGGAAAGCCCAGAGTTACTCTGATATATCCCACAGAatgcacacacactcacaccAGCAGGTCCATTCTAACCAGGAAAGCCCAGAATTACCCTGATATATCCCTGagaatgcacacacacacacaccagcagGTCCATTCTAACCAGGAAAGCCCAGAGTTACTCTGATATATCCCACagaatgcacacacacacacaccagcagGTCCATTCTAACCAGGAAAGCCCAGAGTTACTCTGATAAATCCCACagaatgcacacacacaccagcaGGTCCATTCTAACCAGGAAAGCCCAGAGTTACTCTGATATATCCCTGagaatgcacacacacacacacaccagcagGTCCATTCTAACCAGGAAAGCCCAGAGTTACTCTGGTAAATCCCACagaatgcacacacacacacaccagcagGTCCATTCTAACCAGGAAAGCCCAGAGTTACTCTGATATATCCCACAGAatgcacacacactcacaccAGCAGGTTTGTTGCTGCCTGCCTTACCAGCAGTCAAAACCACCTCGTGTTGCCTGCTtaaagaaaaccacaaacaacCACAAAGTTGAGCATCTCCCTTAATTGCTGATGTCAGAGGCTTCAGAGAGGTTTGGTGAAGATGTTTGCAGTGTGGCAGAAGCACCTGGCAGGTTTTGCTGCCTTACCCTGCAGTACATGCTGAGCTGTCTGCACGCAGCGCAGGGCAGGGGACGAGTACACGTAGCTGACTGTCACCTCCTGGTCCAGCAGAGCTTCCCCTGGATGGCAACAGCAAAGTGTGACAGATGAGAGATTACTACAAAACActttctgcaaaaaaaaccctcagagttTTGCAATTTCATCCACATGGCGTATATTGACAGTCCCTTTCCATTCACTTTTTTCTCACTATCTGCTGATTGAGCTCATTAGAAAGCTCATTCTGGTGGAAACATCAATTCTAAAATGAGTGCTGGAAAGATAATTACAGAAGATTCACCCCAACTCTGCAAACAGCAGTTAGGCATGTGGCTGTGTCCATAAATCTGAACCATCAGGGGCAAGCAATTGCAGGAGACCAGCACTGTCACAGTCATGCCTCTTGCCCAGGGAGCACAATCTGGTGAGTGAATTGAGTCAGCCTAACCCACACCACCCATCCTCCTGCAGCAAGGTGACCACACTCTGCTGaccatggagctgctccctctggcCAGCCCCTTCACTCCCATTCATCCCTTGCAGacaagcagcagggcacaggccGTGTTCTGATTTCTTCTAGGAACTGGCAGAGGGGATCTCAAAGAGAAGTAATCAGCTGTGTTCTCTGTTTTACTATTTAAGAAGATATTGCAGTGGTTGcccacagagaattgtggccaCAATTGAATGCTGGCAGGAGATTTTTCTGCTGCAAGGCCAGCATGAGCTTTGGCAGATGATGACAGCCTGCTTCCCAAACCCTTACATTTGCAGGAGGATAATATCCAGCTTACCTATAAGCCTTGACTGGAAAATACCACAGCAAGATAAAGGAGGATCACATTCAAACTGCTTCATGCTGTCTTTCTGCCTCggcagggaggggggaaagtTCAGATCTGCTCTGTAGTATTTCCCTGAAACAAGGCAGGACGTTTTGCTGTGGCACaatggaggcagcagctgtggtgtgtTTGTTTTACAGACAGTCAGTGTCTCACTGATGAATAACAGCCAGTGCTATTACCTTATTTTAAGATCAAAACACTGGCTTGGGAAATCATCTGTCCTAAGAGAACAGCCCCTCTCTTCTTCAAGCTGAGAAGGAGCaaatggggaggaggagaggaagaacaaGAAATCAGGAGAATTTGGCTTTGTGGGACTcaagacaaacaaaaattgactctttatctgtatttttttatagttgccaaaatcactgaaaaaaaccccatttccactgaatcaaaatgaaaacaattgaTTATTGATTACACAGCTATATGGTATATATATACACCACTCTCCTTATCTGGTGTGAATTCCATGCCTTAAAGATGGGAAGTCTCCAGCATAGCAAGGCAGACTTTCAGCACAAACCTCTCACTTTTGAACACCCACCTTCTtgctcccctccttcctcctgacACACATCTCCCTGTTTTGGGTCAATTTTCTTCACCTGAAGAcatacctttttatttttattttttgagagagaggaaattcagatttttatttagGTTAGTGCTGGCATTTCATTTCCACCACAGATTGCCCAGGTTAGACTAGTGATATAGTGTGACTCTGATCAAGAGCCCACAGTTCTGACCCAGGCCCAGAAAGGTGGAGGGGTCTGACAAGAACCACCTAATGAGAGGTGATGAGGGTGCTCCTGTGATTTGTTCATGCACAGTGAGACACACTTCCATCAGCAGCACGAGAGCTTTGTTTATCTGCAGAATGTAGGGAGCATAAACACGATGGACTTTAGGACACTGTGACCTGCTTATGTGCAGGTTGAAGCAGCACTGTGCCTGACCTGCACTGTTATCATTTACACAAAGATTGAATCTCCTCTACCCATTCCTGGGGTTAATTGGGTTTGGTCCTGGCTTTTGAAGATCCTCCTGTTCCCTTACTCACCATCTGCAGTCAAGCACTGCTGAAGCCAAGACTTGCCAAAGACCTGATCCACTCTTTCCCCGTGGCTCATCACCAGCACCCCTCTCCTCAGGGCAGCGTTCTGGGAAGAGGGAATTTCATAAGGATGTTATCTACAACCTGCAGGAAAAGCCTGGATTCCTGGAGAAGAGACAGCAGAATAGATGCCTGTCCTTAGGACAGTGATAAGCCTGACTGGTTCTCCACTGAAGGCAAATGAaagagaatcataaaatcattaaggttggaaaagaccttcggGATTTTTGAGTCCAGCCTTTGACTGACCAGCACGTTGTCAAATCAAGcacagcactgagtgccacatccagatgTTTCTTGTACACTTCCAAGTTTGGTGACTCGATACCTCCCTGGGAAGTCTGTTCAGTGCTTGACCATCCTTTCAGtggaaaaattcttcctgatacccagcctgaacctcccctggtgttCTTAAGGTCTCTTGCTCTTGTCCTGTCAAAGGTCACATCCCTGACCCTCATGGGCTGCAGGTTTTAATTCTGTGTTAGCACAAGTGAAAAGCAGTGCTGGTTACAGATCTTTCAACCTCAGTGTGGGAaggaataataattttaatttatatcatATGGGTGATataaacaaaaagcagaaaattagcTAAGGTCTGACTGGCAATGCCCTTTTCTACACCAGGACTAACACCAAgcttctccttcttttcctaGTGAAAATActatttctacattttcattTGTGTGACCAAATCAACAGTGAACCCAGATCTCCTACAAGGCCACTTTTTTACTCAGTCTGCATGGAATTACAAATAAACTTGAAGTAGTTTGGGGTTAGTATACAATGCACATTAAATACAAATGAGAAGAAGATAAGGAGAAACAGGTCAAaggttttaaaactttaaaacagTGTTACTGCTGCAGGACTGAATTAAGTGCTCTGCATCTTCAGCAACAGAGAAGGGAACTCTTAAGAAGTTGTTTGAGGTTGATGTTCATGCATTCTGTTAAATACTTGCAATTCTGCCATGAAACACCCATCAACTGCCACAAGATCTGAGTATAAACCCAAGGTTTTGTGGTCTTCCCCTTCTCCTTGAGAGGAACCCAGAGGCCATGGAAGCTCTAGACTGGAGAGGTGCCCTTCTGCAAAACACATTTCTCAGGCCAAGCCTTGGCTCTGCCCCAGATCTGACCTGGATAAGAGAGGCCAAGAGCCAGAGGAAGGACGTGTGACGTTCAGAAAGTTCTTACAGTCATATAGATGTTGTCCTAGAGGCCCCAGGATGGAAACTCCCTCAAGGTGCCCCCAGTTCCTCTGATGTTAGCGCAAACCAGCCCAGGGTTAttgcccagcacagcaagcTAAAGGGGTTTCTGAGGCATGTCTGtgctgaaaatgcattttggcATCTCTGACAGAGCCAAAAAGGCAACTCAGGTGCAAATGTGCTGTAGGAAAAAATCAGAATCCTTATTCGTTTTGCTCTTCCTCCCAGAAGATCAGTGGACATGGGAAAAATTGATCCTGTAGATTTTGGACCTGGGTGAAAAATGTGATCCTACCAGTGCTGTGAACCACTCCAGCTATCTGTTCTGTGCAGTTATCTGCACTAGCTACatatctaaaaataaagaagaaaaatgaacttttcaATATTATCTGGGGCCATGGAAACCTCCAAGCTGACATCCACAGAATCCAGATGTAAGAGCAGCTGTGAACAGTGAGCCTAATTCTGATTTATTGACTCTGCCTGAAGCCATGTGGAAGTCAGGGGAGGTTGTgcctgtgtctcacctgtcaGACTTGCCTCCATACCCACTGAGGCTGTGCTCAGAGAAACCTGAGCAGAGAATTCATGTGTTGTGCTACTCTGACAGGAACAGGGAAAGTTTATGAAAGACAGGTGTGATATACAtcatatacattaaaaaaacccctatgaGATATGATACAATACAGTATGAGtttgtatgtatatataaatatacaatataataaataaaagtgtGTATAAATGTAcaacaaaacatgaaaatacgagggaagaaaaggaagatacTACTGAATTAACTAAATGCCATTAATTAGTAGCATATTTGCCTAAGCATGTGGCAAAgatgagaaatggaaaaaacaattacctgAAGAGAAACAACATTGGTTACACTTCTTGACATACTGAGATTATGGGCTTCCCCATTTGGCTTTACATTGggttgcttttctgttttggtgaAGGATCTTGAAGCTGTGTCAAAAACATATTCCCTGtagaaaaagcagaagcaacacacacacacacaaatagaAGAGACTTTTGAGTCATGATGTTGTTTACAGGACCAGCAAGCCAGGATTCATGTTCCATTCAATATTTTTTGCACACTTGCAATCCAGCTCATCAGTTTGCTGTTCATTTAGAATATGCCTCATAAAAATTAGGTTAAAATATGAGGAACTGATGGTGTGTATTGGGTGTAACCCTGCCAAAGTGGGACCTTCAAGCAGGAAATAACTACCTGGTGGCCTCCTCCCTTTCTCTGAGACATCAAGAAGCACACCAAAACTTCCCAGCTTAGAAAAATCAGCTCTAATCTGCAAGCAgcatcagctgtgctgcagaatgAGGTGCAGGAAGCCAGACAGGTGCCTTCTGATGCAGGGCACATCAACAAGATAAGGGTGGTGCCAAGGTGGTGGAGCAACCTTTGTGTGGTTTCATTTCAAGCTAACTTTACAAGCCCttgaaatgaggagaaaaaaaagaagagatcaGAGAGCCAGGCTGAAGGCTGAGCCTACCCTGGCAGAATGTGCTCTTTCAAAATTCATTAGGGTGTTCAGGTTCTTCAAGAGCGATCAGGGGtcatccctggagcagctgcacttACGAACTCTGTGCTCAAACCTGCAGCTTTGTGTCctgtctcttttctctcagAGGACGTCCCAGCATCCCACCCAGACCCTCAGGATTCCCAGCAAGGAGGAGCTGCCAAGGAAAAGCCCAGCCCAAATTACCTGTGCTTGACCCAGGTGTCTGACTCGAGGGCTCTCTCGGTGTAGTTCTCGGGCAGGAAGCCCCTGCAGCCGGTGCGGTGCGAGGTGCCGATCACCCAGCCCTCGCCAGCCTcgctctgctgcctgggatccACGTAGATCAAGTCCCCAGCGTTGATCATCAGCTCATCAATGTTCTGGGGCTTGTACTGGAAGAGGGCCCTGAGCCTCTGCAGGGACGCACAGCAGGGTCAGGGGGTGTGCCccgggctgcagctgctcaggggaTGGCTGTTCGCCTCTCCTGGACATAGAACCAGCTCTGTTTCCCActctgcagcctgctctgctgtggcactTTGGAACCAGCTCTGTTTCCCActctgcagcctgctctgctgtggcactTTGGCAGAGGGAAAGTGTAGGGGTTTTGGAAAGAATCCGAGATGGGACCTCTGAGATTTTTAGatgatgtgatttatttttcttctacataggcaggaagggtgagttcGGCTCACATCTTTACTGCATGGTTCAGAAGGTCACAGGACCCCTAGTTAGAAGaccttttaaggattttttgaccaataaaacactgccaacaaggatatttatggttttgacccaatccttaaatatttcatcttatGGACCCATGCTACAGTGTAAGATTTCTTAGCCAACCATGTTATGACACACTAACCTACAGTGCTGCATTCTAAActtcttgttttcctctgtaactacttttatttttctatatcttATACTCTAAACCACTAAACTTTCCTCTACTTAACATGTCTCTGCTTTAAACCATAAAGCCACATTCTTAGCCAGGTTCTTAGCACCTAAGTTTGTAAACCTTTTCCAAGGTCTCAGATAAAATCCTATGCTTAATTCTAAACTTTGGCTTCCAAGCCCAAAGTTCAGAGaattccctgcatttcagattccaacagaaaaggaagaactACCACACTTACAATATGTTTAAATACAGGCACTTGGTTttcacaaaaatacttttttccccctctaacTGGTACAGACATTTGCAAGCAAACATAGATCTGACCTATTTTTGTGATTGCTTGCATGTCTCCTGAGTGTGACTAAAATCCAACATGAGACTTGTGACAAAGCGATTTACTGATCTGACAAAAAGCTCTTGAACATTCTGTAATTTAAATTTGGAAATGAGAACTGAAAGAATGTTGACTGGTTTCAACTGAGTCTGCTAAGCAGAAAATCATCAATGAGAACTGacccctgctcacagctgcagttTTCAGCATGGCTTGAACAATCAAGAAAACTAATTTTGCTGAAGGGAATTTTGCTGCAAAACTGTAAACTGACAAATCctagaaaatattaaagaatCACAATTTCTTGTCTCTTATTTTCTCATGTCATGGTAAgattaggtttttttccctggcgTTTGGAATTATATTTTGAGACATACAGGTCAAGCAATCTGCCAAAATAAAGGTGTTATCTACTGATTCAGGAGTGCAGTTCTACAGCCCAAAATGGCACTGGAAACAACCATGCTCTTTGAAACACTGTGCTGAGCAAGCAGAGATTTTCTTAAGGATGAAAAAGGCAAGAAGACTGTagataagaaaatgaaaggcTCAGGAGATGAAATAAATCTGGCTCCAGTACCTGGTAATGCACAAAACGCATGTCCCGTGAATAGAGAGCAGCCACCCACTGGCAGGGCTCCCCTGGGTTAATGCATTTGGCCAGTTGTTCCAAAGTCTTCAGGTGGTGAGGATAAAACCTGTGAGCCAAGGTGAGGTGGAACTGCTTCAAGGAGGGCTTCACGTGGCAGTCTAGGGATGAAACAATCACAGCACAACATAGGAAGGAAAGGTCATTGAAAATTCCTCTTGTTTTATCCCACACAATCTGCATGATGTAGGAAATATCACAGCAACTAGTGGTAGAGCAGATCTACTGAATAATGGTTTTGAAGGGCGTCATGGTTTTAATCATGCCAAAATCATTCACAAATGTGGACTGGATTTGCTTCCTGGCTTcatctgtgaggaaaagaaatgatCATGCTTGAATTTCTCTCCCAGCCTGAGGTGTACTGAACTCATTTCTCCCAGGCAAAGCtgtggtggggctgtgcccctTCAGTCTCCACTGGTGATGCagtttcccttggaaaaggaATTGGGCCCTGTTCCTAAGGATGCAGCCAGGCCATTTACAAACTTTACAACATTTGTATAttctaaaatacataaaatattttgctgaagtCTTCTCCAATAACTTTCCCCTTCTGAGTTCAAGCTGGGCCACAGTACCATGAGGGTGGAGATCTGGCATGTGTTATGTCCCTGCCCATCTCAGATATCCTGATCAATCACCTGCCAAGTTGCACACAAAATTATTTCGGCTTCTAGGCAAAAGTGCTGTGTCTTCAAAGATTAAAACATCCTCCTCTGGCTACTCTGCTTGCAAATCTGTAGCAGCAGAAGCTGTTAGCTGGCAGGAAAACATCATCTAAGCTCCCCTGGAGACACAGGGAATGTTTTCAGTATTGTGGCTACACATTTGTGCTACAAccctcccattttccccctggTGTTGGTCCTACCTGCCAGGGCTGAAGCCTCTGTTGAGAATGCCACAGCAAAGTCTTTGAGGACATTTGCTTGGCTGTCATCAATGAAGAAGCCAAGGTAGCTGGGAGATGCATGTAGTGTTAGGAAAATGGATGGTGGAAAGATCTGGGAAAAGCTGTCACCCACTTTCTTTAAGACGTCGTACAACAATTCCACTTTCTGGTCTtcacactgaaagaaaacagaggaggagcaggcttCATCCACCAGCTCACAGCCAGTGTTGTAGCCTCTGTCATACAGCACTGCCAGAAAACTGTGGGGCTATAAACTTCCTGAGAAACACAAAATACCTAGGAATTTGCCTGAAATCCCTGGCATTAAACCCAGCAGTATTTGGCAGCTGGATCAGCACAATGTCCTGGTTCTATAACAGGAGATGGAGCCTTCAACCCAAGGTTTATCTCACTTGGGTaggaaaaagccaaaatattttACCCTCTGTCAGGTGTGCAGGAACCAGTCTGAAATGAGCCAGGGATCATGATTTGCTTCTTCAGTTCTAAGTAGGAATTTGTGTTATTGTTACCCTACAGTCCTTTACTGAGATGTGCAAGGTGAGGGTTGCAATGCAGTCATCTCT
The nucleotide sequence above comes from Molothrus aeneus isolate 106 chromosome 2, BPBGC_Maene_1.0, whole genome shotgun sequence. Encoded proteins:
- the UBASH3A gene encoding ubiquitin-associated and SH3 domain-containing protein A isoform X1, which gives rise to MAVAEAQLYSKVSNKPRGRGTSALLEPLLAKGFPAHLAQKALVATGQKTVEDAVKWLHSHCNDPSLDDPIPQEYALYLCPRGRLHSRLQDFWRESKRQCGKNRAHEVFPHITLCDFFTCEDQKVELLYDVLKKVGDSFSQIFPPSIFLTLHASPSYLGFFIDDSQANVLKDFAVAFSTEASALADCHVKPSLKQFHLTLAHRFYPHHLKTLEQLAKCINPGEPCQWVAALYSRDMRFVHYQRLRALFQYKPQNIDELMINAGDLIYVDPRQQSEAGEGWVIGTSHRTGCRGFLPENYTERALESDTWVKHREYVFDTASRSFTKTEKQPNVKPNGEAHNLSMSRSVTNVVSLQVSQNAALRRGVLVMSHGERVDQVFGKSWLQQCLTADGKYYRADLNFPPSLPRQKDSMKQFECDPPLSCCGIFQSRLIGEALLDQEVTVSYVYSSPALRCVQTAQHVLQGLKLNQKVRIRVEPGLFEWTKWEASRAIPKFMTVAELVEASYDIDTSYRGNFPLSSLVPSESYEDYVSRSSAVIKHIISACPCKGVILIVGHGSSLASLTRALTGLPSRDSRDFAQMVQKIPALGMCFCEEQKEENKWQMVNPPVKTLTHGANAAFNWRNTIMED
- the UBASH3A gene encoding ubiquitin-associated and SH3 domain-containing protein A isoform X2: MAVAEAQLYSKVSNKPRGRGTSALLEPLLAKGFPAHLAQKALVATGQKTVEDAVKWLHSHCNDPSLDDPIPQEYALYLCPRGRLHSRLQDFWRESKRQCGKNRAHEVFPHITLCDFFTCEDQKVELLYDVLKKVGDSFSQIFPPSIFLTLHASPSYLGFFIDDSQANVLKDFAVAFSTEASALADCHVKPSLKQFHLTLAHRFYPHHLKTLEQLAKCINPGEPCQWVAALYSRDMRFVHYQRLRALFQYKPQNIDELMINAGDLIYVDPRQQSEAGEGWVIGTSHRTGCRGFLPENYTERALESDTWVKHREYVFDTASRSFTKTEKQPNVKPNGEAHNLSMSRSVTNVVSLQNAALRRGVLVMSHGERVDQVFGKSWLQQCLTADGKYYRADLNFPPSLPRQKDSMKQFECDPPLSCCGIFQSRLIGEALLDQEVTVSYVYSSPALRCVQTAQHVLQGLKLNQKVRIRVEPGLFEWTKWEASRAIPKFMTVAELVEASYDIDTSYRGNFPLSSLVPSESYEDYVSRSSAVIKHIISACPCKGRGVILIVGHGSSLASLTRALTGLPSRDSRDFAQMVQKIPALGMCFCEEQKEENKWQMVNPPVKTLTHGANAAFNWRNTIMED